In the SAR202 cluster bacterium genome, TCTATGACGCCGTCGCTGAGGGGCGCGAACGAGTCCTTGTCGAGCTCGTGCATGATCGATAGGACGTAGGCCCTGACGCTCACGTACCGGGCGCCGCCGAGGAAGGAGCTGATGGCGCCCTCCCACAGCAGAACGTACACGATGGCGAAGCCGATTGCCCGGCTGGTCAGCAGCCCCGCCCAGGTCAGGATTGTGGAGTAGGCGATGACGCCGATGGCGACGCCGGCCGCCACCGCAATCGCCGCCTGGACGCTGCCCCCGCCGATAAAGGTCGACGCGACTGCGCTGGCGACTATGAACGAGCCGCCGATGACGACCGCGGCCAGAACCTTGGGCAGGACGATCCTGTACCTGGGGACGGGCTTAGTGATCAGGAAGCCGAGTGTGCGGTTCTCCACCTCGTTGCCCAGGGACGCCGTGGACAGCGTTATCAGGACGATCGGCAGCACTGCGCCGATCACCATGCCGCTGAGGGTTACGTTTATGAAGTCGGCGTTGAACTCGATCTCCTCACCTGCGACGAGCTTTATGAAGAGCATAAGCGCCACGGGCAGAGCTGCAAGCACCGCGATGAGCGTGACGCGCCATTTTCCCGAGAGCTGGCGAATTGATAGCTGTAGTATGGGGTCCATCTATCTCTCCACCACGTAGCTGAAGACGCTCTCGAGCGACTCGTCGATAGGCTCCACGCGCTTGAGGCGGATGCCGCGCTCCTTCGCCAGCTTCGCAACCGAGCGCTGCAGGACGGCGATGTTGCGGCTGAGGACGGTAATCTCGCCGTCCTTTTCGATGCTCACCGAGTCCACGGCGTCCAGCCCCACCAGGGCGGCGGCCATCGAGCGCGGCGAGTCGGTGACGACACGGACCTTGTACGGCTGCTCGTCCAGCATCTCGCGGATGGCGCGGAAGTCTCCCGAGGCCGCCAGCTTGCCGCTGACCATGAGCAGGATGCGGTCCGCGAGGGTCTCCACCTCCTCAAGGATGTGGGAGGAGACCAGGATCGTCTTGCCCTCGTCCGCCATGCGGCGCATGAGCTCGTGGTACTCCAGCCGCTGCCGCGGGTCGGTGCCGTTCAACGGCTCGTCCAGGATGAGTACGTCAGGGTCATGGACGAGCGTGGCGGCCAGGCGCATCCGCTGGCGCATGCCGCGCGAGTATGTGCCGAGCTTGCGGAACTGCGCGTCCGTGAGGTTTACAGCCTTCACCGCCTTATCTACGGCCTGCTCCACGTTGGGCACGCCGTACAGCCTGGCCGCGAGCGTGACCAGTTCCCTCCCCGTGAGGAACTGGTAGACGGACTCGTGCTCCGCCATGACGCCGATGCGCCTGTACAGGGACGGGTTGTCCCGGACGTGCTCGCCGAGGACGGTAACGTCGCCCTCGGACGGCTGCACCAGGCCGGTCATCATATGCAGGAGCGTCGTCTTGCCCGCGCCGTTGGGGCCGAGGAGGCCGGTGATGCCGGGGTAGACGTTGAGCGTGACGTCGTTGACGGCGACGACGTTGCCGTACCACTTCGAGAGCTTGTTCACCTCGATCGTCGGCCGCGTCCCCTGAGTCGCCGGAGCGGTGTTCTGGGTCATAGGCTTATCCTCTGGTAGCGCCGGACAAGGATGAAGCCGGGCACAACCACCATCAGCAGGTACCATCCGATGGGAGCGGCCGACGGGAGGTCTTGCACGTAGATGCCGGTGAGCGACTCATCTTCGTAGTCGAAGACCATGTTGCTGATATGTGTGGGCGCGCGGGCCACATCCAGCAGCGCGAACCACTTGCCGTTCTCGCCGGTGATGGGGACGCAGTTGACCGGAGTGCCTTCGGGAACGTCAAAGCTCGATTCGTCGCACCCCGTGAGGATGCCGGAGGAGGCGGCGCCCATGATGAACACCCCGACGATGAAGGCCGACGCATACGCGCGGCGCACGGTGAACGAGGATATCGCGAGCGACAGAGTTGTATAGAACGCAGCGATGGCCAGGCCTGCGACCATGAATTTGGGGACGTCCAGCCAGTAGTCCTTGATGTATTGCCACTGGTCTCCGGAAGCGAGGAGCGTGCCGGCGAACATGATTATCTGGCCGATGTAGACGAAGAAGAGCATGACGGCAAAGAAAGCCGCCCAGCGGGACAAGATGTAGTCCAGAGGCCTGATTGGGCGGACCAGGTAGAGGTGGAGCACCCTGTCCCGGCGGTCCGGGCAGATGAGCTCCGGTGCGACAATCGCCGCGAATATCATCACGAACGTCGAGACGAGGTGGTAGTAGGTCGGAGGGCTGAGGGCGTCCCTGGCCGCCTCCGGGCTCTGTGAGGCGATGATGACCGTGATGACCGCAGGACCCACCACGCCGATGAGAAGCAGGAGCGGCAGTATCTTCGCGCGCATTCCCCGGCCGATGCCGAGGGCGGTGCGGATTCCGTTGGTCCACAGCGTCTGCCGGGCGCGCCACAGTCCCTCCCGGGGGCCGTCGTAGCGCCGGTAACCGATATCGAACAGCTCGCCTCTCGATTCGGTGGTCATTTCGGTGCGCTCCGGAACATGTCGGTAAGCCTGCCGCACCCCGGCGCCAGCCTCCGTAGCCTCGCGTCCACCTCGACGATGGCGTCGCGGATAGCGTCGTAGTCGACGTCAGTCGCCTGTTCGATGAGGATGATGCCGCCGTCCGCCGTCGCCTGCACCTTGCGCTTTGCGAGCGCCGCCAGGAGGTCGTCGAGCTTGCCGTCGATCTCAATGTAAAGCGTCTGTGTCTCCTGGGTGTAAGAGGAGACCTCGCCCTGCTGAGTGACCTTCCCGCCCTCGAGCAGGATGACCCTGTCGCAGATGCGCTCCACGTCGCCGATGAGGTGCGTGGATATGACGACGCTTATGCCGAACTCCTTGCCGATCTTCTGGATGAGCTCAAGCATCTCGTCGCGGCCCGCGGGGTCCAGGCCGGCCGTTGGCTCGTCCAGGAGCACGATAACCGGGTCGTGAACGATGGATTGCGCCAGCTTGACGCGCTGTTTCATGCCCGTGGAGTACTCGCCGATGGAGCGGTAGCGCTCCTCGTGCAGGCCCACGTGGCGGAGTGTGTCGGCGGCGCGCGTGCGGGCCTGCGCGGCAGGCAGGCCGCTGACCTGCGCCATGTGGGTGAGGAACTCGGTGGCGGTGGTGGAGGTCGGCAGGCAGTCGTGCTCAGGCATGTAGCCCATACGCGCCCGGGCGGAAATCGACTCGTACGGCCGCACGCCGGACAGCTCTGCGGAGCCGGACGTGGGCCTGAGGAGGCCGAGGAACAGCTTTATCGAAGTGCTTTTACCCGCGCCGTTCGGCCCCAGCAGGCCGGTGACGCCCTCGTGCACTTCAAAGTCCACGGCATCCAGCGCGAGCGTATCGCCGTATCGCTTAGTAAGCTGCTTGGCTTCCAGTAGTGGGGGCATGACCGCCAGTGTACTACAGGAAAAACGGCGATTGGTAGGCGTTTGAAGCGCCCGATTCCTCCCTGAACTCCACTCCCGGGCCGGGCGCACCTGCTCAAAAGGGCCGGAGCACTGTATCATGTGCGCGCCGGCAATCCGCTGGTTTCCTGGAGAACTCTCTTGCCCGTTAGCATTCGAAATATCGTCGGCAGTTTGCGCCGGCCGGCGCTCGCTCGCGAGCGGCCGATAGCCGTGTCCATCGTCGCCGTCGCAGCCGTGCTTTCTGTCGCCTCATTCGCCTTCTTTCTGGCCAACCGCATGTATCTGGTCGGCAGCGATACTTTCTACTACATCGCGATTGCCGACAGCATCCACGAGACCGGGCAGACGCTGGACATCACATCCGACCCGCCGTTGCTCTTGAAGACGCCACAAAATGGGGTGGTAGCGCTCTACTTTGCCATGTCTGCCATTGGCATAAGGGGCGAGGCCGCGCTGATAGCCCTCACAGTCTTGAACTACTTGATCTTCGCCGCTTCCGCACTGGCGCTGGTGTTGCTTGCTCGCAGGATGGGCATTCGCTGGGGCGCCCCGATGGCAGTGATCGTTGCCGGATATTTCGGCGCATACCATATCTACCGCGTGCAGCTCCTGCCGATAAATGACGGGATCTTCAACCCTCTCGTTTTGATGCTCGTGCTGCTGCTGGCGTTCGAGCTGGACAACGCGAGGCGAGGGCGGGACGAATTAACTTCCAGAGGCACCATCCTGCGATGGGTGGCGATTTTGGCGCTCTCATCTGTGCTCGTTCACTTCAAAATCAATGCGCTGCTAGTCGCCGGGTCAGCCGCAATCGCAGCGGGACTGGCGCTGGACCGGAAGACCACGGCGGTGGCGTTCGTTGCCTGCCTCGCTGCCGTTGCGTCTCTGGGAACCGTCTACCTGGCGGTTGACACGAGCCGGATGGCGTCAGTGGCGGACGACGTGGCGGGAGGGTTGGGCACTTTGGGTGACAACGCGCGCGTCCTCGCCACTGAAACGGTGCCCGACCTGTTCCTCTTGTCGCTTGGACGATGGGGGAAGCTCCTCTGGCCAGTCATTTCGCTGTCCGTTGCGGCCGCGATAGTCTTGACTGCCGTTCTTGGCCGGCGGAAGAAGGAGCACCTGGCCGTTTTCCTGGCCATGGTATGCGCAACCGGCATCCTGGCCACGGGCGCCCTGAGCTTCCAGAGCTACCGTTACGTCGTCTACCTGCTCCCCGTCCTTCTGGTGCTGCTTGTGCGCTCCGGTCCCCTCAGGTACGTGGCCTACGGCATTGTGGCCCTGATGATGCTATCTACCGCCGTCTCACTCTATCGCGGTTACGAGCGGTCGCCGCAGAGCGAGTACTGGCTTTACCTGGTCGATAACCCAGTCGCACTGCCGTCACATGCGCCCGTGCTCTCGGACGAGAGCCGCCACGTCTACTTCTTCCTGGGAGCGCCGACACACACGGCGCCGCTGACATGGGAGACCATTGTGGAAAGGGGAGGGGTGGTCATCGTCGGCAACGCTGAATTCCGGTCGCAACGGCTCGCGGAGATAACCGCTCTGGTAGATCGAGCCGGCGGTGGGGCGCTGACAGTCGATAACCTCACGCCGGGGTACAGTGACGGCGAAGGCAACGGTACCGTCCTTGTCAGGCGGGCTGTCCCGTAGTTCCCTACACCCGCGCCGTGGCGGCGCCCACGGCCACCTTCTCGCCGCGCTGGTTGTCGCACCAGACTTCGAGCTCGCACTTGCCGTCGGCCTTCGAGAGCACCGTGGCCTTTGTAGTGACCTTGTCGTAGGCGTCGACGATGGCGATGAACTTCAGCGTGAAAGCGCCGTTCGAGAGCCACTCCTCGCCGAAAGTGTCCACCATGAGCTCTGCCAGGTAACCCTCCAGCATTGCGCCGCTTGCGCCGCGCGTGGGGAAGCCCGCGGTCTTCGCGAACTCCAGGTCGGTGTGCACGTTCTTCGCCGGCCAGCCCTCACGGTGCGGCCACCCGCCTGAGAACTGCCAGGTGCGGTAAGAGGTAACGAACTTCGTCTTGCCGTTGATGGTCTGGCCGACGGCGAGGTCGGTTACTGTTGTGTTGGTCATGTGGGTGCTCCGATGCTTTGTTCCCTTCCCTCTCAGGGAAGGGCTAGGGTTAGGTGCTCTTCGGCTGGCCGAAGAATGTGTTGGTGGACTTGCGTCGCAGGATCAGGTCGCCCTGCTCGTCGCGGATGGGGCAGTCCAGCACCTGGTACCACTTGCCGCGCTTCTCATAGACCTCCACGACCGTCCAAGAGACCTTGATCTTCGTTCCAACACGTACGGGCTTGCCGTACGTGACTTCCTCGTGCGTGTGGATGGCGGCCATGCCTGCTGGCAGGCTGAACGACGGGCTCCGGGTGAGGTTGCTGAAGTTGATCAGCAGGCCCGTGTGCACAATCGGCGGCTTCCCGTCCGGGCCAAACTCCATGTAGCGCGGATGGAAGTCTTCCAGCGACTGGCAGAAGTTCTCGTTGAACTCCCGCGTCACCGTAAACTCAAAGTCGGCGTAGGTATCGCCCACCGCAAACTGATCAGATCTCTTCTTCGCGCCCGTTGTCACGTTAGCACCTGTCCCTTAGTCTTTCACTCACTGTCGTGGACCCCGTATGGAGCCGATGCTTCATCGGCTGAATCGGGGCTCACTGCTCACTGCTTTTTTCTCTCGTCCACGAACCGCTTGAACTTGTAGCCCCGCGCAATCTCCGAGAAGGCGTCCTCCGGGAGGAACTCTACCTTCGGGGTGATCTCCACCGCGCTGCTTACGAGCGACTTCGCCGCGCGCTCCAGACGCTCGCGCTCGCGCTCGTTGCATGCGAGTCGCACCATGAGCGCGTCCGTGGAGTATGGGTCATCGGCGACTTCCTTTGTGATGACAACCTGGTACTCCGTCACGCCGTCCGTCAGGATCTGTGCGAGCTTGTCGTGTATGGACGCCGGATTGATAAGCGTTCCCTTGACCTTGAACAGGCCGTCGGCGCGGTAGGGAGTCATCGTGAAGCGCGGACCCGTGAGGCCGCATCTCGCGCAAGTCTCGTGCGTCATCACTACCATGTCGCCCACGACGTACCTGAGCAGCACTGTCCCCCTCCTGTTGAGGTGGCTGATGCTGAGCATTCCCTTTTCGCCGTCCGGGACGGGCTGCTCCGTTTTGGGGTCGATAACGTCCAGGAAGTACTGCTCGGGCGCGCCGAAGTGCATGTCGACGGCATCGCAGCACTGCACGGCGGGGGCCTGGCCCTCGGTGAAGCCGTAGCCGTTGTTCACCTTCGGGTCCGCGCTGCCGAGAGACTTCAGACGGGCTATGATATCGGCGCGCATGCCGTCCGGGCAGGGCTCACCCATGACCATCGCCAGCCGCACGGAGGAAAAGTCCTTGCCGAGCTCCTGGGCGCGCATGACCAGCCTGCGGACGTACGTGGCGATGCCCCAGATCACGGTGGCGCGGTCGCGCTCGATCATCATGATGGAATGGTCCATGCGGTTGTGGATGGGGAAGTCCGGGTACTCGCGGCCGGTCATGCCGCTGACGAGCCTTGCGCCGACGGACTGGCTGCCCCACATGGCGCTCAGGAAGCCCTGGTGGGGGATCGAGCTGAGCGGGAAGAGGTTCATCACAACGTCGCCCGGGCCGATGCCGGCGATTTGAGTCACGCGCTTCATGTGGAGGATGCGCGCGAAGCGGTCGTGCATCGTGTCGTAGAAGGGCGTCGGCTTGCCGGTGGAGCCGGTAGTGTAGATGATGTCGGCGATGGTCGTCTCTTCGAGAGAGAGGCCGGGGATGCCATCGAGCCGCATTCGGAAGCGGTCGGGGTCGGCCATCCAGTCCGTTTTCCGTGTCAGCGGCAGCTTGCGCAGGTCTTCCGCGGTGCGGAAGTCGGAAGGGGAGAGGCCGTGCTGCCGGAATATCTGCTGATAGTGGGGGTGGCCCTGCGCCACCAGGTCCATCATGCGCCCCAGCGACCTGTTTTGCTGTGCCCTCAGCTTCGCGACGTTTTCATCGCGCGAGGGCCTCACACCCGCCGCACCGCCGGACTTGTTGACCGACATGGATATCCTGCTCAACGAGAATGGGAATAATGATATGCGTTTGCGCGGGGAGGCGCAAACGGCAGTGAGCAGTGAGCAGTGGGCTAGCAGCCGGGAACCGGCAGCAGCTTTGGCTGATGGATCGGACTCACTGCTCACTGCGCACTGCCCACTGCTGCCCTATCGCCCCTGCCACGTCGGCGGGCGCTTCTCCTGGAAGGCCTTGAGGCCCTCTTTGGCGTCCTCGGTCTTGGCGACGCGCTCGAATACCATGGTGGCGATGTTGAGGCGGTCATGGAGGGACATGTGGAGGGCGCGCATCGACGCCTCCTTCATGCCGCGGACGGCGAGGGGAGCGTTCTGGAGGATCTTCAGAGCGATCTCCTCGGCTTTGGGCATGAGCTGATCGGCCGGGACGACGTAGTTGATGAGGTCCAGCGACTTGGCCTCGGCGGCGGAGATGAACTCGCCGGTGAAGAGGACCTCCAGCGCCCGGTTCAGGGGGACTTTGTGGCTGAGAATGACGGGGCCGCTGATGGAGGATAGTCCGCGCTTCGTTTGAGGCCACCCGAACTGCGCCTGCTCCGACGCGACGATGATGTCCGCGCCCATTGCGATGCCGGCGCCCTGGGCAAGGCAGAGGCCGTTGACGGCGGCGATGATCGGCTTCCAGATGTGCTGCTGGTAGAAGTACAGCTCGTCCGTTGAGCCGGAGCTGCGCTCGGTCGCGCTCTTCTTGCTCATCTCCACCAGGTCGTGGCCGACCGAGAACGCGCGTCCGGTGCCGGTGACGATCGCCAGCCATGCGTCCGGGTTGTTTTTGACATCGGTGTACGCCTTCCAGAGGCCGTCCAGCATCTCGTGCGTGAGTGCGTTCAGCTTCTCCGGCCTGTTGAGAGTGATGTACGCGATGCGGTCCTTTACGACGTACTCGATGAGCGGCACGTTAAAGCTCCTATAGGGGTGCTGGGTGCTGGGTTCTGGGTGTTGGGGTAAAGGCCGAGGGCAGTTGCTGAGAGTCGGGCATTAGTTCTTACCCAGCACCCAGCACCTAGCACCCATCACCCTTCCTGCTGTTGTAGATTGTATGCCCAATGGCTATAATCCCGCCACTTGAGGAGACCGAAAAGGGAGAGAGGGCCGCCATGAAAGTTGTGATGGATACCCAGAGCTATCAGGTGCAGGCGCACCTTGAGCGCGAAGAGGTGAAGGGGAAGAGGCTCAAGACTTTCCTTGAGCTGGTGGGCGGTCTTGCGCCGAAGGTGGAGATCGCGTACCCGGCGAAGCCGCTCACGAAGGAGGCTTTCTCCGGCGCGACGCTGCTTGTATCCACGACGCGGACTGCGCCGACGAGCGCCGCGGAGGCGGACGCGGTGTATGACTTCGTCGCCGCCGGCGGGCGGCTGCTGATGATGTCCAACCACCAGCCGAACGAGGTCAGCGACAACGCCGCAGTGTCTCGGCTGGGCTTCGTGTTCGAGCCGACGAGCTTCAAGACGCCGGACAAGATGACACTGACATACATTGCCAACAACCTGCTTTCGGACCACGAAATCATCACCGGGTGGGACCGGAAAGAGCCTGCGGTGAAGGTGATCGTCGCCAACTCCACCGGCAGCGTGTGGCACAAGACGGGCCGTCCCCTGGCATACCTCTCTCCGACGGTGCTGGACCGCTACAAGGGGCAGTCCGTGGACGGCCGCGTCTACGCGGTGGCGTTCAACGGCGCGAGGGGAGACCTGGGCGCGTGCAAGGGTAAGGTGATAGCTCACGCGGACTCAGACATCCTCGGCGAGCCGGGCACCACCTGGCCCGGCAGGGGCATCCTTGGCGAGGGCGACAACCTCCTGTTCACAAAGCGCATGCTGCAGTGGCTGGTGCGGTGAGGGGGAGGGTGGGGGGTCCAAGTTAACGCTGGCCTCCTACCTTGCTCGTGTGTTTGAGTTATTCAGGCTGCTCCGATTCCCCACGATATCGTGTAATTGCCGCTTGATGGCAAGTTGTGTTATCTCGAAGGCTGTTCAAAGAGCGACTGAGTCGATGCCTGTCCATTGTGGCATTGCCTGGTTAGCCCTTCATTCCGCGGACTGGCAGCCTGCTGCAGGCACAACGGATTCCCATCGACTTGTACGACTTGTCAGTGCTAAACGCGATTCGACAGTATGAAGTGCGTTAGACCTCACCCGCTAGAATAACAGTTCTTAAACGACTATACTTGGGTATACTATTGTCTAGCGCCATAGTGACAAGGCCTTCACATGCAACCAAAGAAGATTACCCAATCTACTCTTGTTGGCGAGCTAGGAGTGAACCTCATCGCACGCATCACCATGGAAATGGGCTTTGCCTGGCACTCCCGGGGAACAGTGGATGCGGGCATTGACGGGGAGATCGAACTCCGAGACAACAAGACAGGGGAGGCTTTCAACTCGGTAATCGGAGTTCAAAGCAAGGCCACGGATCGACCACTGGCTAATGAAACCGATTTTGGTTTTGACTTCTATTGCGACCCGCGCGACATCGACTACTGGACGAAAGGCAATCTCCCGGTCTTGCTCATCGTGTCACGGCCGTTCAAGGGGGAGGCATATTGGGTATCGGTAAAAGACTACTTCGCGAATCCACTCCGCAGAAGTGATCGGAAAATACACTTTGACAAGAAGCGAGACCGATTCGATGTCAAATGCCGAGAGTCGGTTTTTGAACTCGCAATGCCGAAGAGTGCCGGCGTCTATCTGTCGCCCCCAAATAAGACTGAACGCCTGATTTCTAATCTCCTGCCGGTAACTCAGTTGGCTGACACGATCTATGTCGGCCATACGGATTTTGTGAGGCCTGCCGAGGTTTGGCAACGCGGTCGTGCGACAGGGCAGATAGGTTCTGAGTGGGTCTTTCGCAATAAGGCTATTACCAGTTTTCACGACTTACCTAGCCTGGCATGGACGGGGATTTGCGAACAGGGTTCCGTAGATGAATTTGGGACGGATGAATGGGCATTCACTGACGACGCCGACCGTCTGAGGGACTTCGTAGAACTTCTATCCCGAACCCTCAGAGCGAAGCTGGCTGTGGATCTAGACTACAGTGCGCCTTTGGACATGTTCTACTTCCGGGCTTCGTCTGATCTGTCTGAACGGCAAGTGGCTTACCAGTCGTTACTCTCCGCGACCGACAGAACAGTTTTCAAAGCTTATGCCGCTGAAGACGGGACGGTGAAGTACTACAGACATTCCGCTTTCGAACACAGGTTTCGCCGGTTCGACAACAGATGGTTCCTTCAGGTCTCTCCCACTTACTATTTTACTAGCGACGGCTATCACCTACGGCCCAATCACGGAGTATTTCTGAAACGGATTAAGGAATTTGAAGGTCACGAAGCGGTGCGAGGCCAACTAATCATGTGGGCGGCATTACTCAGTAGACGTGCAGACATGTTTGCTGATCCGTACCCTTTTATGGGCTTTGGGACTCCTTTAGAATTCCAAGTTGAACAGGGCATCGACGATGCAAAATGGAAAATGAGGCGTGAACTGGCCGACGCCGTTGCCGAAGAAATCGACGACGACAGCGAATTGCTGCAAATGCAATTTCGGTTTGAGGAATCATGAACATCCAAATTATGGATGAGCCGGAACTCGAGTTTGCCGGCGGTGGCCGCCACATAGATATGCGCTTCGGGTTGAACCATTTCGGCCCGCTCGACATCGAAGTCCCCCGGATGCGTTCCATCCCTATTGGCATAGTGGGCACTAACGAAAGCATTGAAGGTTTGAGACTGTGGCTGGACCGGTGTCGGGGCGAGATCGCTGCCAAACAAAGCCCATATGCCAATTTCTATGTTCCGTTTCCAGGATTCAGACCAGACGCTGGCCTCAGGTCCACGCTCCTGATCGAAAGCCGTACGCAAGTTGTTGTTTCCGCCAAAGAGGTTTCCCGACTGACTGCCGCGCCTTCGAATGACGCCGTTTCTGATCTCGTCGAACTTTTCTTGGATGGCGTCCGCCACGTAGTTGGTAAGGCCAGGCTTGGCGTGGTGCTATGCGCCCCACCAGTGGCAGTTCTCGAGGCGGTACAACGAACACCGACGTTAGCGCAATCGTTCACGTATGACTTCCATGACCTGTTGAAAGCAAGGGCAATGCAGATAGGCGTGCCCATTCAGCTTATTTGGCCTTATACCTACGACTCATCAAAGAAGCGAAAACAAAAGCGGCGGCCAGATCGGGTGAGGGGACAGCAGGATGAGGCCACCCGCGCCTGGAATCTACATAGCGCCCTTTACTACAAGGCAGGCGGCATTCTGTGGCGAATGACTAGGGATGCATCGCAACTTATGTCGTGTTGCGTGGGGGTTAGTTTCTATAAGAGTCTTGACGGTGAGAAAATCTTCACAAGTATGGCCCAAGTCTTCAACGAGAGGGGAGACGGGTTAATAGTACGAGGAAATCAGGCAACGATCTCAAAGGATGATCGCCAGCCACACCTTGACTCACAAGGAGCCAAGGACCTGCTTAAAACCGCCCTCGCAACTTACAAACTGGAACATCGTACGATGCCCGCCCGCATTGTTATACATAAGACATCGTCTTATAGTTCGGACGAATTCTCTGGATTCAGGGCGGCTGCCAACGACCATGGCATCGATTCAGTGGATTTCTTAAGTCTTGGCGACTCGTATATGCGTTTGTTTCGGGAAGGTAGCCACCCTCCTCTGCGAGGGACCTTCTTAAACTTGGACGAGAAAACACACATCTTGTACACGAAGGGCAGTGTAGACTTCTTCGGGATGTCTCCGGGCCTCTATGTTCCCCTCCCACTTCTCGTTAGATGTGAATCTATGGAGCAAACACCGCTCTTCCTCGCCCAAGAGGTTCTCGGTCTGACGAAGATGAATTGGAACAACACGCAATTTGACGGCCGCGACCCTATTACAGTCCGAGGTGCTCGTCAGGTGGGCGCAATTCTAAAGTACGTTGCAGTTGGCGAGAAGATCGAGCCTGGATACGGGCACTATATGTGAGTCGGTGGCGAAAGTCTCTTTCGGGCAAAACGACATTACTCTGCCCCTGACTCCCGTTACATGCCCTGCGCGTATTAGAGGCCATCGAATGTTCCTTGAGGCCGCAGGATGGCGGTCACCTCACTTCCCTCTCTCCACCCGCCCCCACTCGTCCAGAGCTTCGAGCAGGCGGTCGATGTCTTCGCGGGTGTTGAAGAGGTGGGGGTCTATGCGGAGGGAGCGGTTGTAGGTGTGGCCGCCGAAGATGTCTATCTTGCGCTCGCGCATGAACGCCTCTATCTCCGGGCCGTGGTCTGTGACGGCCGCGATTACGCCGCCCCGGCGCTTGGGGTCGGACGGCGTCAGCAGGTCGAAGCCGCGCGACTTGAGCCCTTCGATGCAGTAGCCGGTTAGGTCCAGGACGCGCGCCTCGACGGCGTCGATGCCTGCCGACGCGAGGATCTCC is a window encoding:
- a CDS encoding ABC transporter ATP-binding protein; amino-acid sequence: MTQNTAPATQGTRPTIEVNKLSKWYGNVVAVNDVTLNVYPGITGLLGPNGAGKTTLLHMMTGLVQPSEGDVTVLGEHVRDNPSLYRRIGVMAEHESVYQFLTGRELVTLAARLYGVPNVEQAVDKAVKAVNLTDAQFRKLGTYSRGMRQRMRLAATLVHDPDVLILDEPLNGTDPRQRLEYHELMRRMADEGKTILVSSHILEEVETLADRILLMVSGKLAASGDFRAIREMLDEQPYKVRVVTDSPRSMAAALVGLDAVDSVSIEKDGEITVLSRNIAVLQRSVAKLAKERGIRLKRVEPIDESLESVFSYVVER
- a CDS encoding ABC transporter permease, which codes for MTTESRGELFDIGYRRYDGPREGLWRARQTLWTNGIRTALGIGRGMRAKILPLLLLIGVVGPAVITVIIASQSPEAARDALSPPTYYHLVSTFVMIFAAIVAPELICPDRRDRVLHLYLVRPIRPLDYILSRWAAFFAVMLFFVYIGQIIMFAGTLLASGDQWQYIKDYWLDVPKFMVAGLAIAAFYTTLSLAISSFTVRRAYASAFIVGVFIMGAASSGILTGCDESSFDVPEGTPVNCVPITGENGKWFALLDVARAPTHISNMVFDYEDESLTGIYVQDLPSAAPIGWYLLMVVVPGFILVRRYQRISL
- a CDS encoding ABC transporter ATP-binding protein, with amino-acid sequence MPPLLEAKQLTKRYGDTLALDAVDFEVHEGVTGLLGPNGAGKSTSIKLFLGLLRPTSGSAELSGVRPYESISARARMGYMPEHDCLPTSTTATEFLTHMAQVSGLPAAQARTRAADTLRHVGLHEERYRSIGEYSTGMKQRVKLAQSIVHDPVIVLLDEPTAGLDPAGRDEMLELIQKIGKEFGISVVISTHLIGDVERICDRVILLEGGKVTQQGEVSSYTQETQTLYIEIDGKLDDLLAALAKRKVQATADGGIILIEQATDVDYDAIRDAIVEVDARLRRLAPGCGRLTDMFRSAPK
- a CDS encoding phenylacetate--CoA ligase, giving the protein MSVNKSGGAAGVRPSRDENVAKLRAQQNRSLGRMMDLVAQGHPHYQQIFRQHGLSPSDFRTAEDLRKLPLTRKTDWMADPDRFRMRLDGIPGLSLEETTIADIIYTTGSTGKPTPFYDTMHDRFARILHMKRVTQIAGIGPGDVVMNLFPLSSIPHQGFLSAMWGSQSVGARLVSGMTGREYPDFPIHNRMDHSIMMIERDRATVIWGIATYVRRLVMRAQELGKDFSSVRLAMVMGEPCPDGMRADIIARLKSLGSADPKVNNGYGFTEGQAPAVQCCDAVDMHFGAPEQYFLDVIDPKTEQPVPDGEKGMLSISHLNRRGTVLLRYVVGDMVVMTHETCARCGLTGPRFTMTPYRADGLFKVKGTLINPASIHDKLAQILTDGVTEYQVVITKEVADDPYSTDALMVRLACNERERERLERAAKSLVSSAVEITPKVEFLPEDAFSEIARGYKFKRFVDERKKQ
- a CDS encoding enoyl-CoA hydratase/isomerase family protein; this encodes MPLIEYVVKDRIAYITLNRPEKLNALTHEMLDGLWKAYTDVKNNPDAWLAIVTGTGRAFSVGHDLVEMSKKSATERSSGSTDELYFYQQHIWKPIIAAVNGLCLAQGAGIAMGADIIVASEQAQFGWPQTKRGLSSISGPVILSHKVPLNRALEVLFTGEFISAAEAKSLDLINYVVPADQLMPKAEEIALKILQNAPLAVRGMKEASMRALHMSLHDRLNIATMVFERVAKTEDAKEGLKAFQEKRPPTWQGR
- a CDS encoding DUF4365 domain-containing protein, with product MQPKKITQSTLVGELGVNLIARITMEMGFAWHSRGTVDAGIDGEIELRDNKTGEAFNSVIGVQSKATDRPLANETDFGFDFYCDPRDIDYWTKGNLPVLLIVSRPFKGEAYWVSVKDYFANPLRRSDRKIHFDKKRDRFDVKCRESVFELAMPKSAGVYLSPPNKTERLISNLLPVTQLADTIYVGHTDFVRPAEVWQRGRATGQIGSEWVFRNKAITSFHDLPSLAWTGICEQGSVDEFGTDEWAFTDDADRLRDFVELLSRTLRAKLAVDLDYSAPLDMFYFRASSDLSERQVAYQSLLSATDRTVFKAYAAEDGTVKYYRHSAFEHRFRRFDNRWFLQVSPTYYFTSDGYHLRPNHGVFLKRIKEFEGHEAVRGQLIMWAALLSRRADMFADPYPFMGFGTPLEFQVEQGIDDAKWKMRRELADAVAEEIDDDSELLQMQFRFEES